A region of Bicyclus anynana chromosome 15, ilBicAnyn1.1, whole genome shotgun sequence DNA encodes the following proteins:
- the LOC112043418 gene encoding cytochrome c oxidase assembly protein COX11, mitochondrial yields MNRLACMNRSFFRVFNQNVNSKSKLLCAPKYGAPTVYLVRATHEQKKTRSTMNYMIALGVMTVGLSYAAVPLYRIFCQAYSYGGTVGHSDADESVSKMQAVKDRPLKIRFNADVASSMQWNFKPQQGDITVVPGETALAFYTARNPTDKPVVGISTYNVIPFEAGQYFNKIQCFCFEEQQLNPHEKVDMPVFFYIDPEFMEDPRMEYVDEIVLSYTFFEAKEGFKLPVPSYAK; encoded by the exons ATGAATAGGTTGGCATGCATGAATAGAAGTTTCTTTAGAGTATTTAATCAAAATGTCAATAGTAAATCCAAACTTTTATGCGCTCCTAAATATGGAGCACCTACGGTTTATTTGGTCCGCGCGACGCATGAACAGAAGAAAACACGGTCTACTATGAACTATATGATAGCCCTCGGCGTAATGACCGTCGGTCTAAGTTATGCTGCAGTACCTTTGTATAGAATCTTTTGTCAG GCATACAGTTACGGTGGAACAGTAGGCCACTCTGATGCAGATGAATCAGTCAGTAAAATGCAAGCTGTCAAAGACAGACCCCTAAAGATAAGGTTCAACGCTGATGTGGCATCCTCCATGCAGTGGAACTTTAAACCACAACAAGGAGATATTACT GTAGTGCCAGGTGAGACAGCACTTGCTTTCTACACTGCACGAAATCCTACAGACAAGCCGGTTGTTGGAATAAGTACATATAATGTGATACCCTTTGAGGCCGGCCAGTACTTCAACAAGATACAGTGCTTCTGCTTTGAGGAGCAGCAGTTGAACCCACATGAAAAG GTGGACATGCCAGTTTTCTTCTACATAGACCCTGAGTTCATGGAGGACCCAAGGATGGAATATGTTGATGAAATAGTATTATCCTATACCTTCTTTGAGGCCAAAGAGGGTTTCAAGTTACCTGTTCCAAGTTATGCTAAGTGA
- the LOC112043402 gene encoding tektin-3-like isoform X1, whose amino-acid sequence MAKEVSMCTQLQQWSPVKETGSTPTVPPQLGYCFHTPKKHPWRPIMGYEEIEVTPMPSQPITNTMVDPCYTPAGMAAEPLRFPNLVTGFDRSPEHAARAALYTRYTQHEWSQNSVNNYNESDAKRNFSERVRNDIMRMLRETDEIGTQGQRDSGRRIGERITDTTFWRNEVSIEMERLVATCEKLNDTRRQLERAIAGIEGPLHIVQECLYHREKRQGLEQVHDAVEQSLLKEVAILRECQDKFRNMLEKVRQQSKNCRATQNELETDMRNKEYALGIDSMCHQLNNFSKGLQFYAGIERYDPTVCDTERWAAASAGTLQRSQSERAKATQMLSDAENLINVSATEIWEQWSNTNSAFTRRIAMTIEIKNKLQLHLHKIQQEMFDVEKTLELLNKAIEDKLQPMKVAHTRLQARTNRPHLEKCRDEAQHRLVKEVCDLQETMETLRSKIATAEGTHQTLLGVRAGLEADLRNKSTTLFIDRDQCMGLRRGYPVTAAIKA is encoded by the exons ATGGCTAAGGAAGTATCTATGTGCACG CAATTGCAACAATGGAGTCCTGTGAAAGAGACGGGGAGTACTCCGACCGTTCCACCACAGCTGGGGTACTGTTTCCACACCCCTAAGAAGCACCCTTGGAGACCCATCATGGGTTACGAAGAAATCGAGGTTACGCCTAT GCCATCCCAGCCCATCACCAACACGATGGTGGACCCGTGCTACACGCCGGCCGGCATGGCCGCGGAGCCCCTGCGCTTCCCCAACCTGGTGACGGGCTTCGACCGCAGCCCCGAGcacgcggcgcgcgcggcgctcTACACGCGCTACACGCAGCACGAGTGGAGCCAGAACAGCGTCAACAACTACAACGAGTCGGACGCCAAGAGGAACTTCTCCGAGCGCGTGCGCAACGACATTATGCGCATGCTCAG AGAGACTGACGAAATAGGAACCCAGGGACAGAGGGATTCCGGCAGGCGCATTGGAGAGCGTATAACCGACACCACATTCTGGAGAAACGAG GTGTCAATAGAAATGGAGCGCTTGGTGGCAACGTGCGAGAAACTAAATGACACCAGGAGGCAACTGGAGCGTGCTATTGCGGGGATCGAGGGCCCTCTGCACATTGTACAGGAGTGCCTCTACCATCGCGAGAAGAGACAGG GTTTGGAGCAAGTTCATGACGCAGTGGAGCAGTCTCTTCTGAAGGAAGTCGCTATTCTTCGCGAGTGTCAGGATAAATTCAGAAATATGCTAGAAAAG GTCCGCCAACAATCCAAGAACTGTCGCGCGACACAGAACGAGCTGGAGACAGACATGCGCAACAAGGAGTACGCCCTCGGCATCGACTCGATGTGCCATCAACTCAACAACTTCTCGAAG GGTCTACAATTCTACGCGGGCATCGAGCGCTACGACCCGACAGTGTGCGACACGGAGCGCTGGGCGGCCGCCAGCGCCGGCACGCTGCAGCGCTCGCAGTCCGAGCGCGCCAAGGCCACGCAGATGCTCTCCG ACGCCGAGAACCTGATCAACGTTTCGGCGACGGAGATCTGGGAGCAGTGGAGCAACACCAACAGCGCCTTCACGCGCCGCATCGCCATGACCATCGAGATCAAGAACAAGTTGCAGCTGCACTTGCACAAG atCCAGCAGGAGATGTTCGACGTGGAGAAGACGCTGGAGCTGCTGAACAAGGCGATCGAGGACAAGCTGCAGCCCATGAAGGTGGCGCACACGCGGCTGCAGGCGCGCACCAACCGCCCGCACCTCGAGAAGTGCCGCGATGAGGCGCAGCACAG ACTCGTCAAAGAAGTCTGCGATCTCCAAGAGACCATGGAAACTCTGAGGTCTAAAATAGCGACAGCCGAAGGAACACACCAGACCCTGCTGGGCGTCCGAGCTGGGCTGGAGGCTGACCTCCGCAACAAGAGCACCACGCTGTTCATTGACCGCGACCAGTGCATGGGCCTGCGCCGGGGCTACCCGGTCACTGCGGCCATTAAAGCTTAA
- the LOC112043402 gene encoding tektin-3-like isoform X2, protein MVDPCYTPAGMAAEPLRFPNLVTGFDRSPEHAARAALYTRYTQHEWSQNSVNNYNESDAKRNFSERVRNDIMRMLRETDEIGTQGQRDSGRRIGERITDTTFWRNEVSIEMERLVATCEKLNDTRRQLERAIAGIEGPLHIVQECLYHREKRQGLEQVHDAVEQSLLKEVAILRECQDKFRNMLEKVRQQSKNCRATQNELETDMRNKEYALGIDSMCHQLNNFSKGLQFYAGIERYDPTVCDTERWAAASAGTLQRSQSERAKATQMLSDAENLINVSATEIWEQWSNTNSAFTRRIAMTIEIKNKLQLHLHKIQQEMFDVEKTLELLNKAIEDKLQPMKVAHTRLQARTNRPHLEKCRDEAQHRLVKEVCDLQETMETLRSKIATAEGTHQTLLGVRAGLEADLRNKSTTLFIDRDQCMGLRRGYPVTAAIKA, encoded by the exons ATGGTGGACCCGTGCTACACGCCGGCCGGCATGGCCGCGGAGCCCCTGCGCTTCCCCAACCTGGTGACGGGCTTCGACCGCAGCCCCGAGcacgcggcgcgcgcggcgctcTACACGCGCTACACGCAGCACGAGTGGAGCCAGAACAGCGTCAACAACTACAACGAGTCGGACGCCAAGAGGAACTTCTCCGAGCGCGTGCGCAACGACATTATGCGCATGCTCAG AGAGACTGACGAAATAGGAACCCAGGGACAGAGGGATTCCGGCAGGCGCATTGGAGAGCGTATAACCGACACCACATTCTGGAGAAACGAG GTGTCAATAGAAATGGAGCGCTTGGTGGCAACGTGCGAGAAACTAAATGACACCAGGAGGCAACTGGAGCGTGCTATTGCGGGGATCGAGGGCCCTCTGCACATTGTACAGGAGTGCCTCTACCATCGCGAGAAGAGACAGG GTTTGGAGCAAGTTCATGACGCAGTGGAGCAGTCTCTTCTGAAGGAAGTCGCTATTCTTCGCGAGTGTCAGGATAAATTCAGAAATATGCTAGAAAAG GTCCGCCAACAATCCAAGAACTGTCGCGCGACACAGAACGAGCTGGAGACAGACATGCGCAACAAGGAGTACGCCCTCGGCATCGACTCGATGTGCCATCAACTCAACAACTTCTCGAAG GGTCTACAATTCTACGCGGGCATCGAGCGCTACGACCCGACAGTGTGCGACACGGAGCGCTGGGCGGCCGCCAGCGCCGGCACGCTGCAGCGCTCGCAGTCCGAGCGCGCCAAGGCCACGCAGATGCTCTCCG ACGCCGAGAACCTGATCAACGTTTCGGCGACGGAGATCTGGGAGCAGTGGAGCAACACCAACAGCGCCTTCACGCGCCGCATCGCCATGACCATCGAGATCAAGAACAAGTTGCAGCTGCACTTGCACAAG atCCAGCAGGAGATGTTCGACGTGGAGAAGACGCTGGAGCTGCTGAACAAGGCGATCGAGGACAAGCTGCAGCCCATGAAGGTGGCGCACACGCGGCTGCAGGCGCGCACCAACCGCCCGCACCTCGAGAAGTGCCGCGATGAGGCGCAGCACAG ACTCGTCAAAGAAGTCTGCGATCTCCAAGAGACCATGGAAACTCTGAGGTCTAAAATAGCGACAGCCGAAGGAACACACCAGACCCTGCTGGGCGTCCGAGCTGGGCTGGAGGCTGACCTCCGCAACAAGAGCACCACGCTGTTCATTGACCGCGACCAGTGCATGGGCCTGCGCCGGGGCTACCCGGTCACTGCGGCCATTAAAGCTTAA